One window of Lemur catta isolate mLemCat1 chromosome 3, mLemCat1.pri, whole genome shotgun sequence genomic DNA carries:
- the PEX10 gene encoding peroxisome biogenesis factor 10 isoform X2, whose product MAAAAASPPEVIRAAQKDEYYRGGLRSAAGGALHCLAGAKKWLEWRKEIELLSDVAYFGLTTLAGYQTLGEEYVSIVQVDPSQRHVPSQLRRCVLVTVHAVLPYLLDKALLPLEQELQADPDSRQPSQGSLALGGRGRPGVRRWVRRHTATLTEQQRRGLLRAAFVIRQGLACLQRLHVAWFYIHGAFYHLAKRLAGISYLRVRHLPGEDLRVRASYRLLGLVSLAHLALSVGLQLYGFRQRQRARKEWRLHRGLSHRRSSLEERAVSRNPLCTLCLEERRHSTATPCGHLFCWECITAWCTTKMECPLCREKFLPQKLVYLRHYR is encoded by the exons ATGGCCGCGGCCGCCGCCAGCCCCCCGGAGGTGATCCGCGCGGCGCAGAAAGACGAGTATTACCGCGGCGGGCTGCGGAGCGCGGCGGGCGGCGCGCTGCACTGCCTGGCGG GTGCGAAGAAGTGGCTGGAGTGGAGGAAAGAGATTGAGCTGCTCTCAGACGTGGCCTACTTTGGCCTCACCACACTTGCCG GCTACCAGACCCTCGGGGAGGAATATGTCAGCATCGTCCAGGTGGACCCATCCCAGAGGCACGTGCCCTCCCAGCTCCGCCGCTGTGTGCTGGTCACTGTGCACGCCGTGCTGCCCTACCTGCTGGACAAGGCCCTGCTCCCCCTGGAGCAGGAGCTGCAGGCTGACCCCGACAGCAGGCAGCCCTCACAGGGGAGCCTGGCGCTTGGTGGGCGTGGCCGGCCTGGGGTGCGGCGCTGGGTGCGGCGCCACACGGCCACCCTGACGGAGCAGCAGAGGAGAGGGCTCCTGCGGGCCGCCTTCGTCATCAGACAGGGCCTGGCCTGCCTCCAGCGGCTCCACGTCGCCTGGTTTTATATCCATGGCGCCTTCTACCACCTGGCCAAGAGGCTCGCTGGGATCAGCTAC CTCCGCGTCCGACACCTGCCTGGAGAGGACCTGAGGGTGCGTGCGAGCTACAGGCTGCTGGGGCTGGTGTCCCTGGCACACCTGGCGCTGTCCGTGGGGCTGCAGCTGTACGGCTTCAGGCAGAGGCAGCGAGCCAGGAAGGAGTGGAGGCTGCACCGCGGCCTGTCCCACCGCAG GAGCTCCTTGGAAGAGAGAGCAGTTTCCAGAAACCCGCTGTGCACGCTGTGCCTGGAGGAGCGCAGGCACTCGACGGCCACGCCCTGCGGCCACCTCTTCTGCTGGGAGTGCATCACCGCCTGGTGCACCACCAAG ATGGAATGTCCCCTCTGCAGGGAGAAGTTCCTCCCCCAGAAGCTCGTCTACCTGCGGCACTACCGCTGA
- the PEX10 gene encoding peroxisome biogenesis factor 10 isoform X3 has product MAAAAASPPEVIRAAQKDEYYRGGLRSAAGGALHCLAGAKKWLEWRKEIELLSDVAYFGLTTLAGYQTLGEEYVSIVQVDPSQRHVPSQLRRCVLVTVHAVLPYLLDKALLPLEQELQADPDSRQPSQGSLALGGRGRPGVRRWVRRHTATLTEQQRRGLLRAAFVIRQGLACLQRLHVAWFYIHGAFYHLAKRLAGISYLRVRHLPGEDLRVRASYRLLGLVSLAHLALSVGLQLYGFRQRQRARKEWRLHRGLSHRRSSLEERAVSRNPLCTLCLEERRHSTATPCGHLFCWECITAWCTTKQDRCPQ; this is encoded by the exons ATGGCCGCGGCCGCCGCCAGCCCCCCGGAGGTGATCCGCGCGGCGCAGAAAGACGAGTATTACCGCGGCGGGCTGCGGAGCGCGGCGGGCGGCGCGCTGCACTGCCTGGCGG GTGCGAAGAAGTGGCTGGAGTGGAGGAAAGAGATTGAGCTGCTCTCAGACGTGGCCTACTTTGGCCTCACCACACTTGCCG GCTACCAGACCCTCGGGGAGGAATATGTCAGCATCGTCCAGGTGGACCCATCCCAGAGGCACGTGCCCTCCCAGCTCCGCCGCTGTGTGCTGGTCACTGTGCACGCCGTGCTGCCCTACCTGCTGGACAAGGCCCTGCTCCCCCTGGAGCAGGAGCTGCAGGCTGACCCCGACAGCAGGCAGCCCTCACAGGGGAGCCTGGCGCTTGGTGGGCGTGGCCGGCCTGGGGTGCGGCGCTGGGTGCGGCGCCACACGGCCACCCTGACGGAGCAGCAGAGGAGAGGGCTCCTGCGGGCCGCCTTCGTCATCAGACAGGGCCTGGCCTGCCTCCAGCGGCTCCACGTCGCCTGGTTTTATATCCATGGCGCCTTCTACCACCTGGCCAAGAGGCTCGCTGGGATCAGCTAC CTCCGCGTCCGACACCTGCCTGGAGAGGACCTGAGGGTGCGTGCGAGCTACAGGCTGCTGGGGCTGGTGTCCCTGGCACACCTGGCGCTGTCCGTGGGGCTGCAGCTGTACGGCTTCAGGCAGAGGCAGCGAGCCAGGAAGGAGTGGAGGCTGCACCGCGGCCTGTCCCACCGCAG GAGCTCCTTGGAAGAGAGAGCAGTTTCCAGAAACCCGCTGTGCACGCTGTGCCTGGAGGAGCGCAGGCACTCGACGGCCACGCCCTGCGGCCACCTCTTCTGCTGGGAGTGCATCACCGCCTGGTGCACCACCAAG CAGGACAGGTGCCCGCAGTGA
- the RER1 gene encoding protein RER1 has product MSEGDSVGDSVHGKPSVVYRFFTRLGQIYQSWLDKSTPYTAVRWVVTLGLSFVYMIRVYLLQGWYIVTYALGIYHLNLFIAFLSPKVDPSLMEDSDDGPSLPTKQNEEFRPFIRRLPEFKFWHAATKGILVAMICTFFDAFNVPVFWPILVMYFIMLFCITMKRQIKHMIKYRYIPFTHGKRKYKGKEDVGKAFAS; this is encoded by the exons ATGTCCGAAGGGGACAGTGTTGGCGATTCCGTCCATGGGAAACCTTCAGTGGTGTACAGATTTTTCACAAGGCTTGGACAG ATTTATCAGTCCTGGCTAGACAAGTCTACACCGTACACAGCTGTGCGATGGGTTGTGACGCTGGGCCTGAGCTTTGTCTACATGATTAGAGTTTACCTGTTGCAG gGTTGGTACATTGTGACCTACGCCTTGGGAATCTACCATCTAAATCTTTTCATagcttttctttctcccaaagTGGATCCTTCCTTAATGGAAGACTCAG ACGACGGCCCGTCATTACCAACCAAACAGAATGAGGAATTTCGTCCCTTTATTCGAAGGCTTCCAGAGTTTAAATTTTG GCACGCAGCTACCAAGGGCATCCTCGTGGCCATGATCTGTACCTTCTTTGACGCGTTCAACGTCCCGGTGTTCTGGCCAATTCTGGTGATGTACTTCATCATGCTTTTCTGTATCACGATGAAGAGGCAGATAAAG CACATGATCAAATACCGGTACATACCATTCACACACGGGAAGAGGAAGTACAAAGGGAAGGAGGACGTGGGCAAGGCCTTTGCTAGTTAG
- the PEX10 gene encoding peroxisome biogenesis factor 10 isoform X1, which yields MAAAAASPPEVIRAAQKDEYYRGGLRSAAGGALHCLAGAKKWLEWRKEIELLSDVAYFGLTTLAGYQTLGEEYVSIVQVDPSQRHVPSQLRRCVLVTVHAVLPYLLDKALLPLEQELQADPDSRQPSQGSLALGGRGRPGVRRWVRRHTATLTEQQRRGLLRAAFVIRQGLACLQRLHVAWFYIHGAFYHLAKRLAGISYLRVRHLPGEDLRVRASYRLLGLVSLAHLALSVGLQLYGFRQRQRARKEWRLHRGLSHRRSSLEERAVSRNPLCTLCLEERRHSTATPCGHLFCWECITAWCTTKTLLATLRPSLSGKAAAQCCGAGQRLESSHPPLGTRSCSSGRSLTAQGFRFPSLPPTTLISGADRRKLYSLRRKRCRHPGVSRQRTECAAQLGRARGGAFAQPVRPTAAQPPPTAQEAPVHRAVPRASCQDHEAWKETSQGSASLRCLARTFEYRSSLLPVLENGNLRLGLSTPGGTSCLGGAEPLKWVPFSHHPPHNSMLSAPREAARWAVPSPGAPGGQAAGARGHCCVQPSAQPQPTSCL from the exons ATGGCCGCGGCCGCCGCCAGCCCCCCGGAGGTGATCCGCGCGGCGCAGAAAGACGAGTATTACCGCGGCGGGCTGCGGAGCGCGGCGGGCGGCGCGCTGCACTGCCTGGCGG GTGCGAAGAAGTGGCTGGAGTGGAGGAAAGAGATTGAGCTGCTCTCAGACGTGGCCTACTTTGGCCTCACCACACTTGCCG GCTACCAGACCCTCGGGGAGGAATATGTCAGCATCGTCCAGGTGGACCCATCCCAGAGGCACGTGCCCTCCCAGCTCCGCCGCTGTGTGCTGGTCACTGTGCACGCCGTGCTGCCCTACCTGCTGGACAAGGCCCTGCTCCCCCTGGAGCAGGAGCTGCAGGCTGACCCCGACAGCAGGCAGCCCTCACAGGGGAGCCTGGCGCTTGGTGGGCGTGGCCGGCCTGGGGTGCGGCGCTGGGTGCGGCGCCACACGGCCACCCTGACGGAGCAGCAGAGGAGAGGGCTCCTGCGGGCCGCCTTCGTCATCAGACAGGGCCTGGCCTGCCTCCAGCGGCTCCACGTCGCCTGGTTTTATATCCATGGCGCCTTCTACCACCTGGCCAAGAGGCTCGCTGGGATCAGCTAC CTCCGCGTCCGACACCTGCCTGGAGAGGACCTGAGGGTGCGTGCGAGCTACAGGCTGCTGGGGCTGGTGTCCCTGGCACACCTGGCGCTGTCCGTGGGGCTGCAGCTGTACGGCTTCAGGCAGAGGCAGCGAGCCAGGAAGGAGTGGAGGCTGCACCGCGGCCTGTCCCACCGCAG GAGCTCCTTGGAAGAGAGAGCAGTTTCCAGAAACCCGCTGTGCACGCTGTGCCTGGAGGAGCGCAGGCACTCGACGGCCACGCCCTGCGGCCACCTCTTCTGCTGGGAGTGCATCACCGCCTGGTGCACCACCAAG ACCCTGCTAGCCACCTTGAGGCCGAGCCTGTCCGGGAAGGCGGCTGCCCAGTGCTgcggggcagggcagaggctggagtcTTCCCACCCCCCACTGGGTACAAGGAGTTGCTCTTCAGGACGGTCACTTACTGCACAGGGTTTCaggtttccctccctccccccaaccacACTCATCTCAGGAGCAGACAGAAGAAAACTTTACTCACTTAGGAGAAAGCGATGCCGACACCCAGGTGTGTCCAGGCAGCGGACAGAATGCGCTGCCCAGCTGGGACGGGCGAGGGGAGGCGCATTTGCTCAGCCGGTGCGTCCCacggcagcccagcccccacccaccgCCCAGGAGGCTCCTGTGCACAGAGCTGTCCCCAGGGCTTCATGTCAAGACCACGAGGCGTGGAAAGAAACAAGCCAAGGGTCGGCGTCCCTGAGGTGTTTGGCACGTACCTTTGAATACAGGTCAAGTCTGCTTCCAGTTCTAGAGAATGGAAATCTGCGTCTGGGCCTTAGCACACCTGGAGGGACCTCCTGCCTGGGGGGGGCGGAGCCCCTCAAATGGGTCCCATTTTCTCATCACCCGCCCCACAACTCGATGCTGAGTGCTCCGAGGGAGGCTGCCAGGTGGGCCGTGCCCTCTCCCGGAGCCCCGGGTGGGCAGGCAGCGGGTGCACGAGGCCACTGCTGTGTCCAGCCCTCAGCTCAGCCCCAGCCCACTTCCTGCCTCTGA